TCGGCTTGCCGTCGGCGGTCACGTGCGCGACGTTCGACGCATCGAGCGGCGCTTCCGAGCGCTTCAGGCCACCCTGGGGGTCGCCCTGGGTCGGCTTGGTGTGGCGGACGTGGACGTTGATGCCCGACACGACGACCTTGCCGTCCTTCGGGAACGCCTGGGTAACTTCGCCGGTGCGGCCCTTGTCCTTGCCGGACAGGACGATCACGCGGTCACCCTTCTTGATCTTGGCGGCGGCCATTACAGCACCTCCGGTGCGAGCGAGATGATCTTCATGTGCTTCTTGCCGCGCAGTTCGCGCACGACCGGGCCAAAGATA
This genomic stretch from Sphingomonas panacis harbors:
- the rplX gene encoding 50S ribosomal protein L24, encoding MAAAKIKKGDRVIVLSGKDKGRTGEVTQAFPKDGKVVVSGINVHVRHTKPTQGDPQGGLKRSEAPLDASNVAHVTADGKPTRVRFEMQDGKKVRVAVKTGEKISG